The DNA segment TCATATTATGATACTGAATATTTCCATCTATATTTTGTACTTTATATGAGTATTGAAAAATGACTTTGATATCAATTGCAATATCATGTGAAATCAGTATAGTTGCTCTGATACAAGTCAAAATTACTTTGATAACAAATTATGCaattaatataatcgattatactacGCAGGAtttgaaaatcatatatatatatatatatatatatatatatatatatatatatatatatatagaaacatATTTccataatgttaaaattttccaATACTGAAAAATCTTCTGAGTTTGTTTACATGTGTTCTCAAAGAAACGTTCTTGGAGGAATCAAAGTTATCNNNNNNNNNNNNNNNNNNNNNNNNNNNNNNNNNNNNNNNNNNNNNNNNNNNNNNNNNNNNNNNNNNNNNNNNNNNNNNNNNNNNNNNNNNNNNNNNNNNNNNNNNNNNNNNNNNNNNNNNNNNNNNNNNNNNNNNNNNNNNNNNNNNNNNNNNNNNNNNNNNNNNNNNNNNNNNNNNNNNNNNNNNNNNNNNNNNNNNNNNNNNNNNNNNNNNNNNNNNNNNNNNNNNNNNNNNNNNNNNNNNNNNNNNNNNNNNNNNNNNNNNNNNNNNNNNNNNNNNNNNNNNNNNNNNNNNNNNNNNNNNNNNNNNNNNNNNNNNNNNNNNNNNNNNNNNNNNNNNNNNNNNNNNNNNNNNNNNNNNNNNNNNNNNNNNNNNNNNNNNNNNNNNNNNNNNNNNNNNNNNNNNNNNNNNNNNNNNNNNNNNNNNNNNNNNNNNNNNNNNNNNNNNNNNNNNNNNNNNNNNNNNNNNNNNNNNNNNNNNNNNNNNNNNNNNNNNNNNNNTTCTCAAAAATAcccaaaacaatatataaaatctataaaacaaaaaacatccacattttcaaacaacaaataatctTTCAGCTAGAACTATGTAACcttgatttatcattttaatgagaatacgtaggagcaaggttaACCTTTGTCGGGCCCAAAAGTTAAAACATATANtttgtttctttagagttttattttcggggatagttaaatattttaaaaaccacATTGtcttcgcgtatttaattaaaggtactgccttcgggaagacgttgtagggtgttaataccttccttacacgtaaccgactcccgaacccagaatttggttttcatggaccttgccttatcattttatggtttttccgtagttttccagaaaaaACTATGATGGTGACtcaaatctctttttcaaaccTGCTCTTTTTTGGATTGTGGTCCAGTCGCAATTCTGGTTGCGATAGGGGGAGCAAATGTGATAGCTGAACCCAATCCctatgtgttattttttatgataataaccCATTAATAACAACAACACATGAATGATGTCATGTCACAACAGAAAGATGTTTTTGTGATGTGTCATACATGTGTGGAATGTATGATTGCTTACTCTGTAATATGCACATACTGTGATAGTCACATTTGTTGGATATACTGTTTAGTTATGCATACTATTGTCATTATGAAGAGATTATATTTGTGTATGCTCATTGTATGTTgttgagaaaagaaaaccacatgcacaaaagcatatctgcatgacttaatcgattacaatattgtgataatcaattaaggtcatcagacaaCTTAGTTTTTAAACTCTGGCAAAATAACtagttttgaatcgattacattagttgttgaatcgattaaaactcgtttNTTTGCATATGTCTTTTTCAGATGTGTTGTGATGAGTGttttagaagaaaagttttcaaaatttgcttaaGTGATAAACTTAATCAATTACCCTTTttttgtattcaattaagtatgttatgttttgaaaaatgattgGATGCTAGTCATAACTGCTATAACAATCACTNTTTTAAATGTGTCTGACTAACatttagtgttaatcgattacattaatttgaACATTCAATTAATGAGCTGAGTTAATTGTAATACTGTTACAACAGTTTTATGTAACCAATTacattacacttttttttagaAAGCATTGTCTATTGGTGGCCTGATAGAGAGCATTTTTTAAGAGAGCATTgtcttttgaaatttctttagaTAGTGCTTGTGTTTACAAGTGTTGTCTATTAAATGTCATTAGAGAGCGCTTTCTTATAAGCATTGTCTATTAATAGACATCACTCCAACAGACAATGCCTAAGAAGCAATGCCTAAGAAGCATTGTCTAGTAAACACTTTGGCATAGTTTTTCTCAAGAATACATACAGAGCGCTTTTGCCATTAGATaacgtttttttcttttttataaaagctCTCAATTAATAGACATCGCTTCATTAGAGAACGCTTAAAAAGTTCTTTGTGTTAGCAATAAAAGGACTCTTTATTAAGCATTTTGGCATAAtggatgtaatttttttatattgtttagttATGAATTGTGATTGTAAGGTTAGTTGTTTGTATGTTGGCTCACCTTTATTTGTTTGTGTGTAATTGcgatattcatatttttatacgAGGACAAATGATAAAACATATGCAAATGGAGATGCACAATGGTTAAGAGGAGTGTTGGGGTTTCAgtggaaaattttattttaggggattttgttttttaataatgtatttgggagaTTTGAATTCTATTTACAATGAATTTATTGGATAAgttacatttttcaaaattgagttTGATTTCGAGTTTTANtaaagattttgaaatttatagtTAAGTCTTGATTTTTATTAAGGTATTTGATAAGAGATTATTGACATCCTAAATTTGATTGATATAGTTGCTAGTCAAATGTGGATTAATGAATATCTTAAGTAGTTCcttaaaatactaaatatagTNNNNNNNNNNNNNNNNNNNNNNNNNNNNNNNNNNNNNNNNNNNNNNNNNNNNNNNNNNNNNNNNNNNNNNNNNNNNNNNNNNNNNNNNNNNNNNNNNNNNNNNNNNNNNNNNNNNNNNNNNNNNNNNNNNNNNNNNNNNNNNNNNNNNNNNNNNNNNNNNNNNNNNNNNNNNNNNNNNNNNNNNNNNNNNNNNNNNNNNNNNNNNNNNNNNNNNNNNNNNNNNNNNNNNNNNNNNNNNNNNNNNNNNNNNNNNNNNNNNNNNNNNNNNNNNNNNNNNNNNNNNNNNNNNNNNNNNNNNNNNNNNNNNNNNNNNNNNNNNNNNNNNNNNNNNNNNNNNNNNNNNNNNNNNNNNNNNNNNNNNNNNNNNNNNNNNNNNNNNNNNNNNNNNNNNNNNNNNNNNNNNNNNNNNNNNNNNNNNNNNNNNNNNNNNNNNNNNNNNNNNNNNNNNNNNNNNNNNNNNNNNNNNNNNNNNNNNNNNNNNNNNNNNNNNNNNNNNNNNNNNNNNNNNNNNNNNNNNNNNNNNNNNNNNNNNNNNNNNNNNNNNNNNNNNNNNNNNNNNNNNNNNNNNNNNNNNNNNNNNNNNNNNNNNNNNNNNNNNNNNNNNNNNNNNNNNNNNNNNNNNNNNNNNNNNNNNNNNNNNNNNNNNNNNNNNNNNNNNNNNNNNNNNNNNNNNNNNNNNNNNNNNNNNNNNNNNNNNNNNNNNNNNNNNNNNNNNNNNNNNNNNNNNNNNNNNNNNNNNNNNNNNNNNNNNNNNNNNNNNNNNNNNNNNNNNNNNNNNNNNNNNNNNNNNNNNNNNNNNNNNNNNNNNNNNNNNNNNNNNNNNNNNNNNNNNNNNNNNNNNNNNNNNNNNNNNNNNNNNNNNNNNNNNNNNNNNNNNNNNNNNNNNNNNNNNNNNNNNNNNNNNNNNNNNNNNNNNNNNNNNNNNNNNNNNNNNNNNNNNNNNNNNNNNNNNNNNNNNNNNNNNNNNNNNNNNNNNNNNNNNNNNNNNNNNNNNNNNNNNNNNNNNNNNNNNNNNNNNNNNNNNNNNNNNNNNNNNNNNNNNNNNNNNNNNNNNNNNNNNNNNNNNNNNNNNNNNNNNNNNNNNNNNNNNNNNNNNNNNNNNNNNNNNNNNNNNNNNNNNNNNNNNNNNNNNNNNNNNNNNNNNNNNNNNNNNNNNNNNNNNNNNNNNNNNNNNNNNNNNNNNNNNNNNNNNNNNNNNNNNNNNNNNNNNNNNNNNNNNNNNNNNNNNNNNNNNNNNNNNNNNNNNNNNNNNNNNNNNNNNNNNNNNNNNNNNNNNNNNNNNNNNNNNNNNNNNNNNNNNNNNNNNNNNNNNNNNNNNNNNNNNNNNNNNNNNNNNNNNNNNNNNNNNNNNNNNNNNNNNNNNNNNNNNNNNNNNNNNNNNNNNNNNNNNNNNNNNNNNNNNNNNNNNNNNNNNNNNNNNNNNNNNNNNNNNNNNNNNNNNNNNNNNNNNNNNNNNNNNNNNNNNNNNNNNNNNNNNNNNNNNNNNNNNNNNNNNNNNNNNNNNNNNNNNNNNNNNNNNNNNNNNNNNNNNNNNNNNNNNNNNNNNNNNNNNNNNNNNNNNNNNNNNNNNNNNNNNNNNNNNNNNNNNNNNNNNNNNNNNNNNNNNNNNNNNNNNNNNNNNNNNNNNNNNNNNNNNNNNNNNNNNNNNNNNNNNNNNNNNNNNNNNNNNNNNNNNNNNNNNNNNNNNNNNNNNNNNNNNNNNNNNNNNNNNNNNNNNNNNNNNNNNNNNNNNNNNNNNNNNNNNNNNNNNNNNNNNNNNNNNNNNNNNNNNNNNNNNNNNNNNNNNNNNNNNNNNNNNNNNNNNNNNNNNNNNNNNNNNNNNNNNNNNNNNNNNNNNNNNNNNNNNNNNNNNNNNNNNNNNNNNNNNNNNNNNNNNNNNNNNNNNNNNNNNNNNNNNNNNNNNNNNNNNNNNNNNNNNNNNNNNNNNNNNNNNNNNNNNNNNNNNNNNNNNNNNNNNNNNNNNNNNNNNNNNNNNNNNNNNNNNNNNNNNNNNNNNNNNNNNNNNNNNNNNNNNNNNNNNNNNNNNNNNNNNNNNNNNNNNNNNNNNNNNNNNNNNNNNNNNNNNNNNNNNNNNNNNNNNNNNNNNNNNNNNNNNNNNNNNNNNNNNNNNNNNNNNNNNNNNNNNNNNNNNNNNNNNNNNNNNNNNNNNNNNNNNNNNNNNNNNNNNNNNNNNNNNNNNNNNNNNNNNNNNNNNNNNNNNNNNNNNNNNNNNNNNNNNNNNNNNNNNNNNNNNNNNNNNNNNNNNNNNNNNNNNNNNNNNNNNNNNNNNNNNNNNNNNNNNNNNNNNNNNNNNNNNNNNNNNNNNNNNNNNNNNNNNNNNNNNNNNNNNNNNNNNNNNNNNNNNNNNNNNNNNNNNNNNNNNNNNNNNNNNNNNNNNNNNNNNNNNNNNNNNNNNNNNNNNNNNNNNNNNNNNNNNNNNNNNNNNNNNNNNNNNNNNNNNNNNNNNNNNNNNNNNNNNNNNNNNNNNNNNNNNNNNNNNNNNNNNNNNNNNNNNNNNNNNNNNNNNNNNNNNNNNNNNNNNNNNNNNNNNNNNNNNNNNNNNNNNNNNNNNNNNNNNNNNNNNNNNNNNNNNNNNNNNNNNNNNNNNNNNNNNNNNNNNNNNNNNNNNNNNNNNNNNNNNNNNNNNNNNNNNNNNNNNNNNNNNNNNNNNNNNNNNNNNNNNNNNNNNNNNNNNNNNNNNNNNNNNNNNNNNNNNNNNNNNNNNNNNNNNNNNNNNNNNNNNNNNNNNNNNNNNNNNNNNNTATTTATCCTTAGAATTTTACATTGACTTTGATTCTAGCAGAAAAcatttctaattaaataaacttttttgtagttaattttcaattcaattattataCCTATATCTAGTTGTGTGTCTCtagttgtctgcctgcgattcaCAAAACATCACatgtttataactttatttacaAACACAGCATATGGCTAAATGTTTCATAAATGAAAGAATttgaatgatttaaatttaaagttattgATTAAAAGATgagtttaaataaattcaacaaCGCTAAGCTTTTATTAAACTGTAGTAattaatccttaaaaaaattagatgtaTCATTATAgatccttaaaaaaatatatttaacattatttaaatattataatttcttcttatgaaaatgtaataaatttttttatcgcaaaatattttattacagatttaatttcaaatataacgTTGCATTTAATGAGAAGTATAATAGTATTACTGAATTTAATGAATTAGAAGTGAATAATCATGAATGTTAGGTGAATTTGGCACTATAAATAGAGATGGCTAAGTTATCATTTTCCATCAACTTTCACCATGAATTGTCTCAAagtttttttcatcttttctctcttcttttgtGGTTCGGTAGTAGGTTTTCAGTACTGGAAAATGGCACAAAATTGGCCAAAAGGCTTTTGTAAGCATAACAAGTGCGTTTACCCAGAAGAACAATTACCATTGAAATTTACTATTCATGGACTGTGGCCCTCGGATTATGGGAAGCAACAACCAGAGTTTTGCCTAAAGAATTCTGGACCTGGTAACAAAAGGGCACCTTTGTACTTGGTAAGTTTTTGatttcttaataatattatgttggTGTTATATAATTAGaagatgactttttttttttttttattagactAAGGAATTACTTGCTAAACTTAATCAAGATTGGCGAAGTTATACTGCTTGGACAAACAACCAATTCTGGACTTTTGAATGGAGCAAACATGGATCGTGTTCATACATGtcaaaaattgattatttcaacCTCGCCGAAGATATATATGCAAAAAACGATATCCAACAAATACTTGGAGCTTCAAATATATTGCCTAACAACACTTACGGAGCAAACGAAATTATGATAGCCATAAGGACATCTCCAATTGGTGTTGAACCAGAACTGAAATGCATAAATGGGGATTTAGTTGAAATACATCTATGTTTGAATACCAACCCCATTCCTGACTACATCAACTGTCCTCCACCTCGAAAAACTACTTGTCCTATCAACAATGTAAACTTTactatctaaaatataatataatcaatgaataaacaattacaaaatttaataaattctgTTTCCCACTTTGTACACaattagataatttattttttgttgcgtcctttataatttctaactagCTTAAATAAAGAGCTTACTTCTTGTTGTATTTAGGTATGActaaaataaattcaaccataaaaattgtatttttatacaaaaattaaactcaacCATGTAATAATGTAATTTACAAACACTAAATTCTTAGTTTTAATACAAAAGTGGAGTGCATAACAACATGTATATCTGGGTGACTTCAGTTCAATTATTATGTCTATTTCTAGTTGTCTATGATTTATAAAACAATACATGTTTAACTTAACTTTATTTACAATGGCTATAAGATGCTTTCATAGATGAAAGAATACttgaatgatttaaatttaaagttcttattaaattcaacaaCGCTAAGCTCTTATTCTactaattaatcatttttatacCAAAATTAAACTTAACAATGTAATAAATGCAATTTACAAAAGCCAAATTCTTGGTTTCTATACAAAAGTGGagtgcatataaaaacatgtatattTATGTGGGTGcatgtaaaataatttaggcAACTGAATTTCTAAGATAGTTCATTTTTatacatttgaaagtgattaaaaaatctaaaagcaGCTCAATTTTATTTACCCATACCCTTTTACAATTCACTTTGATTCCACCAAATCAAATTTTTAGTTCAATCATTCTTTTATTGTTCACTTTAATTCATTTGATTATATCTCTCTTTAGTTGTGTGTGGTTTATGAGTGACTCATAAAACAGTCTTTAACTTaatcttctttatttataaacacAACATATAGGTGGCTAAAAAAGTCTCTCATAAATGAagtaattttaatgatttaaatttaaacttcttAATTAAAAcgtgataataaaaaatattattattataattttcttcttgatcatttattttcaaaataaagaactTCACAACCATACACATATGATTATGGATGACCAATGAACCTAACATGTTGGTATGAGTTGAACTCATTTTAACTTTGATTGCAATAGTTATATAATGTAGATAagggtaataattaatttttaaaattgaatatagaaAGGAGatgaattatatatacatattaaccTTATTCATCTCTCACATTTGTCTCAATATCTGTCCTCATNTACCTATCTCCGTATGCATCACCatcattgttttaaattattaaaatatctttaatttattagttaatttaaaaaatttatattaactcttttttttcttagtttcataacttatttattgatttttctttaattattttttaatattaaagcaATCAAAacttatttctaaatatttgatattgaaattttatattgactAATTGANAatgttattttgatataatttttgttttttttaaaaaaactaatatactTAATTAACATTTGAAATAGTAAAAACACAAGTACTGGTGTATGTATGGATATATCTGTTTCCCAATAGGGACGtagatagaataaaaattaaataactattgAATGTGGGATATGGATGGAGACGAGTTTATATATCGAGCAAGAGATAGTCAAATATCTAGTCACCGTATTGTCATCCCTACTAGTGAGAATACCTAAACTATTATAACTAAGGATcctgatattttaacaatactttttaacaactttttgacaacaggacacatATCACTATTTTATTNGTCTGtttgaatttacttttaataaaatatttgaaacgaaacAATCACAAGCTACCACGTATgcattgttaaaaagttgtcaaaaaggagttgttaaaacaaatttttcctATAACTAATACTttgttgttaaattttaaaacaataatgactttttttttctaatgataaACACCTTTCAATCATATCTAGAATATTTTTCCCCTCCCCAATTCATTTTCGAAAATCCTACCTCCCCAATCTCTCCTACTTCACTTCTTTTTAATCTTTCCCTCCCTTTGGGTCACAACCCCTTCCTTTGCCACAACCACCATTGCAATTTGGTTTACCCCAACCTCCATTGTTTTTGAAGTCTACCATTCCCCCAATATCCATAGATTTCTCGTCCCAATCGTGAATNNNNNNNNNNNNNNNNNNNNNNNNNNNNNNNNNNNNNNNNNNNNNNNNNNNNNNNNNNNNNNNNNNNNNNNNNNNNNNNNNNNNNNNNNNNNNNNNNNNNNNNNNNNNNNNNNNNNNNNNNNNNNNNNNNNNNNNNNNNNNNNNNNNNNNNNNNNNNNNNNNNNNNNNNNNNNNNNNNNNNNNNNNNNNNNNNNNNNNNNNNNNNNNNNNNNNNNNNNNNNNNNNNNNNNNNNNNNNNNNNNNNNNNNNNNNNNNNNNNNNNNNNNNNNNNNNNNNNNNNNNNNNNNNNNNNNNNNNNNNNNNNNNNNNNNNNNNNNNNNNNNNNNNNNNNNNNNNNNNNNNNNNNNNNNNNNNNNNNNNNNNNNNNNNNNNNNNNNNNNNNNNNNNNNNNNNNNNNNNNNNNNNNNNNNNNNNNNNNNNNNNNNNNNNNNNNNNNNNNNNNNNNNNNNNNNNNNNNNNNNNNNNNNNNNGCATCCTGTGTGAAGGATACATTGTCCCTTTGAGGCACTCTTGTTGTTCCAAGTGCctataatcaataatacaaGATCTCTTTAGTGAGTTTAGTGTTAAGACAAAACTGTCTATACGAAAAAACGATCTCATTTTTTGAAGTGtaaccaaataacattaaaacatgttaataataataaataaaaaaaacataaggtAAAAACACAAGCATTAGAGCCTAAGCCCCANACAAACAAAAACTAGAACCTGAACCCCAAACATAGAAAtcataggaaaacacttaggtcctaggaaatagaaaaacacttAGACTAAAACAACCCGACGCATGACTAGACGATGTCTTGTCTAAAGGCGTCCAAAATAGAATTGAGCTAATCGCTCAGTGCTTAAAATACCTGAAGTAGTTATTTTGCTTCTCTCGAAAACAAAACAGGTCGAGACAATGTCTTcgactaaaataataaaagacataattgttaaaacatataaaaaaggttaaacAAGCTAAACACTATCTGTCTAGAAAGAAACAAAAGCCAAAGAAGTGTTTACTTGGATCAAaacgataccatgagctaaacaAACACCTCATCTGTGATGAAGTGTTAAATATACGTTTGGTATCTttgattaaaaagtttaaatggaAAATGCTACCTAATGATAGGAAAtcaaaaaacactttgttattctaagcaagcattaaatgactttaaatgctcaacgttcaaaaacaacaaaagtgataagaaaagtcaTATCTATTGCATGCATAGTTTACTCTAATTTTGCATATAAGCTATTCTACACGCATCTACAGTGCTACAGTTCAAATATCAAATGTGGACGTTAGAGATAAAAGAGATAATAATTGAATGTTCCTCTCTTGAATCAAAGTCTAAAAAGATCGTGcaacctacttcaagcaaaggaCTAAACAAGCATGTCTTCTCTGACAATGCTGACTTACACAACAACTAccgtgaaaagaaaaaagtgaaaacacAAGCATCAAGACTACGAACTACAAACGCAATCTAACGAACAAATTTTCATGAAGCCTATATATAGAAGATCtctcaagaagaaaatcaagaggataGAATAGAGGACAACTAAAGAGCATGCATAAAGCTTattgttgaaattgttgatagggggagcatagGTTAAGTTGAACCCACAATCTCaataatatttgagtttttgatgatgacaacacataattaataacacatgtgtactatgtgttacatgttctatgtttacatgttatatgcttATATTAATTGTGTTGAATCTCGTTGAGAATATATGAGAACATGGTTGTGTTGTTATTGTGTTGATCATTGCATTTCANTGtgttatatatgtgattttatatgtGAATTCATGAACGtgtttttagaaaagaaaaaccacaaaaaacttttgttgaactttaattgtgtggaaaaacaacagttttaagtcgatttcattatggggtgagtcgattaaaactcgtttCTTTGCACAAACTACTTTAAAAGTGTgttgtgagatttttcaaagagaaaattttttaaaactatgatTTACATTGTTACATAGTCGACTACATGCAAGTGGCATTCGACTAAGtctgttattgttttgaaattctgttaatgcttgtcATAACTgtctaacggtcatatttttaatttggttgaccaagcattaaatgagaTTCGACTGCATTAATTGTGAATTCAATTAATTGCTTTGATTGCTGCTAACTGTTATAATAGAATTGTTatattcgactgcattagtagcttagtcgattaaaatgcgttagAGTTGTgttattctataaattgacaTGAATTCGATTTCTATAAGAACTTTTGTGAATGTTCTAGaac comes from the Vigna radiata var. radiata cultivar VC1973A chromosome 2, Vradiata_ver6, whole genome shotgun sequence genome and includes:
- the LOC111240803 gene encoding ribonuclease DdI-like, producing MNCLKVFFIFSLFFCGSVVGFQYWKMAQNWPKGFCKHNKCVYPEEQLPLKFTIHGLWPSDYGKQQPEFCLKNSGPGNKRAPLYLTKELLAKLNQDWRSYTAWTNNQFWTFEWSKHGSCSYMSKIDYFNLAEDIYAKNDIQQILGASNILPNNTYGANEIMIAIRTSPIGVEPELKCINGDLVEIHLCLNTNPIPDYINCPPPRKTTCPINNVNFTI